ATTAATACCTAGGGCTCACATCAACCATCCTAATCGAGGTTGAGTTTTATATTggcaaatttaatatatatcatgaaaaacctgaTCAATGATTGGTTGAACCGGGGACAGGGATCAACTGAATGGACCATATTTAAGAGAAGACCAATAGAAGGATGAACAAATGGACATTTTCTCAGCTTCTACAATTGGAAAAGAAACGCTTTAAGATTACACGAAACAACtcacattttcattttaatctGGTAGCAATAGCAACTAAACAGATGGATGAACCGTATTGCACATTCCTGGGTTCCTTATGCACCAAAGGGGCTGAATGGGCTCAGCGCCAATCCCTCTGCTGACCATTCTACTCCTCCATTCATTCAAACGATCAGTTGCTTCAGCATATCTCTTCATGCCATTCTTGTCCCGATTCCCTGACCACATGCTCTCTGCCATTGCTGAAGCTCTAGGCCAGATACGTGCATCTAGAACGGTCGGGTCTGCCTGCTCTGACCAGAGAGCAACCTCTCCACCAAGCACCAGTGTTGTTTCCTCCTCGGTTAGACCATATGTTATATCATAATTGTATATAGTTTGCCATGTTTTGAAAGGTGCACACCATGAACCACCATTCCCCTGATTACTTCCCAGTGGCTGGTCATATTGACTATCATTTCCAACAAAGCCGCCATGCCCACAATCCAAGTAGTAGAAATCTGATGACGACACAATGGCTCGATATCCAGAAGAGACAATCCTTTTTGTGTTATTGGGACCATTATTCCATGTCTGCAAGATGGTGTGCTCTGTGGGAAGAAGTGATTTATCCACCTTGATAATCGGATCTAACAAGACATCTTCCCAGTAGACAGCAGTCCTATTAAGAGATAAAATATAAGGTAAGGTGGAGTTCACAAACGTCTCAAGTAGCTGACTCAGAGTGCCACCGCTCGACAGGAATGCTTGAATTGTTGGATCGGCTTTCCAACAGCCAGGTATGATCTCATCAGCTCCAGCATGGTAGAATTGATCTGGGAATAATGTCGCCACATCGTGAATGATGTTCTTGAGAACTTGATAGGTCTTTGGGTTCAATGGGTTAAGCTGACCTGTTCCCGGTTCTGATGCTAGCCGATCTGCCCATTCACTTCCTGCTGGCCACCAAAACATGTTTGCGCAGGATACAATTTCTGGATAAGCTTCAGCCCACGATCCTGTATGACCTGATGACCAGTAGAAAAATGCCCAGAACAGAATCAGACAGATACTGTGATACATTTGGGAATTGTactaatcttatcttgaaaatacGAATTTCACCAACAAGTTGATGCTCATATTGACTATTGATAATTCCTCAAACAATAACAGTGATCAGATGACTACAATCGAAATGCTTCCCATTTAATCTAATTGCTAGTGATTCTTTAGATGAAAGAATGTAATATGACAATCCCACCTTTTCCCCcagtttctctttctttttcagcaaTATGCTGAATGTTCTTGCTCCTGCTGAGGGCACTCTGAGTATCAAAACTCTCACTCAgagtacaaattttttttcagaCAAAACTGATCTAATGCATCTCTTTAGCCCTAAGTTTCTCATGCAGTAATTGGTACAACTAATTCTACAAATTTGACATCCTTCTCTTCTTGCATAGACAAGCGTCAAAATTTGATTTCTAGCCACTAGTTCAGTCTCAAGGTCCACATTTCTCATTCGGTCGAATTCCCACTTAACAAGTTTCTCCCAGAATCCTTCAGTAGTTTAATAGGCGACTAGGTGAAGTCTTTGATTCCCTGAAGTAAGAATATTATCAGATCGGCATTAAACATAAGTTGGTAAAGGGTAGTAACTAACTTTCTGATTCATCATCCTGTCTCAACGCATATCTACTTgcgtttttaataatttcttgacTCCTGACACCTTCATTGTGCTA
The sequence above is drawn from the Eucalyptus grandis isolate ANBG69807.140 chromosome 11, ASM1654582v1, whole genome shotgun sequence genome and encodes:
- the LOC104426226 gene encoding beta-hexosaminidase 2 — translated: MIRFDPETNMDEQSDGPAPKWSKGSPISITFITVFLVCSPILSVECTAISVWPKPREFSWPTQQAALLSPSFTIESPHHQCLSTSVKRYLHLILCENFHPLSNPHANLTNGPTLQTLVVLVNDLVAPLSHGVNESYSLSIPTSGGKASLFAETVWGAMRGLETFSQLVWGKPSRVAVGVEVRDWPIFSYRGVLLDTSRNYYKVEDILRTIGAMSANKLNVFHWHITDSQSFPLLLPSEPDLAAKGAYGSDMQYSPADVRRIVEFGLEHGVRVLPELDMPGHTGSWAEAYPEIVSCANMFWWPAGSEWADRLASEPGTGQLNPLNPKTYQVLKNIIHDVATLFPDQFYHAGADEIIPGCWKADPTIQAFLSSGGTLSQLLETFVNSTLPYILSLNRTAVYWEDVLLDPIIKVDKSLLPTEHTILQTWNNGPNNTKRIVSSGYRAIVSSSDFYYLDCGHGGFVGNDSQYDQPLGSNQGNGGSWCAPFKTWQTIYNYDITYGLTEEETTLVLGGEVALWSEQADPTVLDARIWPRASAMAESMWSGNRDKNGMKRYAEATDRLNEWRSRMVSRGIGAEPIQPLWCIRNPGMCNTVHPSV